The proteins below come from a single Thermopolyspora flexuosa genomic window:
- a CDS encoding sensor histidine kinase, with protein MTGRHRRAARGGAMRATAAPFVPAPVAGAAAALVRLPARALRGLAAAVRRAVPSPLRAAASRVAGLVAAAGRVIALPLAVRLALSHIAVLLVALVTVSIAIDVITNRDLLGAFGRLDSAMALFTSLLLQKAGAEVMWPALTFGLVAALTMALVFSRFLLRPLRQVSAATHRLAQGHYDDVLEVPREPGLATLVEDVNRLAAALADIERRRARLISEIAHEMRTPLTILRGQIEGMADGIFAPDEAMFASLADDLNRLQRLVDDLSNLSRAEEGAFDLQCSRVDVTELARRTAEWLRPQFDDARIRLVAVPGPPVAAWIDPGRIRQVLVNLLGNALAACDPGGRVEIAVRPVGGPHPHVEIRVTDDGVGIAAADLDRIFTRFERVEHPGRPARAGGSGIGLTIARGIARAHGGDIVASSPGPGLGATFTVWLPLEAVRQAGAAG; from the coding sequence ATGACCGGCCGCCACCGCCGGGCCGCGCGGGGCGGGGCGATGCGGGCCACCGCCGCCCCGTTCGTGCCGGCGCCGGTGGCAGGGGCCGCGGCCGCGCTGGTACGCCTCCCCGCCCGCGCGCTCCGCGGGCTCGCCGCGGCGGTACGGCGGGCGGTGCCGTCGCCGCTGCGCGCCGCGGCGTCCCGCGTCGCCGGCCTGGTGGCGGCGGCCGGACGGGTGATCGCGCTGCCGCTCGCGGTACGGCTGGCGCTGTCCCACATTGCCGTGCTGCTGGTGGCGCTGGTGACGGTGAGCATTGCCATCGATGTGATCACCAACCGCGACCTGCTCGGCGCGTTCGGCCGGCTCGACTCGGCGATGGCCCTGTTCACCTCGCTGCTCCTGCAGAAGGCCGGGGCCGAGGTGATGTGGCCCGCGCTCACCTTCGGCCTGGTCGCGGCGCTCACCATGGCGCTGGTGTTCTCCCGGTTCCTGCTGCGGCCGCTGCGGCAGGTCAGCGCCGCGACCCACCGGCTCGCCCAGGGGCACTACGACGACGTGCTCGAGGTGCCCCGGGAGCCGGGGCTCGCCACGCTGGTCGAGGACGTCAACCGGCTCGCCGCCGCGCTCGCCGACATCGAGCGCCGCCGCGCCCGCCTGATCTCGGAGATCGCCCACGAGATGCGCACGCCGCTCACCATCCTCCGCGGCCAGATCGAGGGCATGGCCGACGGCATCTTCGCGCCCGACGAGGCGATGTTCGCCTCGCTCGCCGACGACCTCAACCGGCTGCAGCGGCTCGTGGACGACCTGTCGAACCTGTCCCGGGCCGAGGAGGGCGCGTTCGACCTGCAGTGCAGCCGGGTCGACGTGACCGAGCTGGCCCGCAGGACCGCCGAGTGGCTGCGGCCGCAGTTCGACGACGCCCGGATCCGGCTCGTCGCGGTCCCCGGCCCGCCGGTGGCGGCGTGGATCGACCCGGGCCGCATCCGGCAGGTGCTGGTGAACCTGCTCGGCAACGCGCTCGCCGCGTGCGACCCCGGCGGCCGGGTGGAGATCGCGGTGCGCCCGGTCGGCGGCCCGCACCCGCACGTGGAGATCCGGGTCACCGACGACGGCGTCGGCATCGCCGCCGCCGACCTCGACCGCATCTTCACCCGGTTCGAGCGGGTCGAGCACCCGGGCCGCCCGGCGCGCGCGGGCGGCAGCGGCATCGGGCTCACCATCGCCCGGGGGATCGCCCGCGCCCACGGCGGCGACATCGTCGCGTCCTCGCCCGGCCCGGGCCTGGGGGCGACCTTCACGGTATGGCTGCCGCTGGAGGCGGTACGGCAAGCCGGCGCGGCCGGCTGA
- a CDS encoding DUF6624 domain-containing protein, producing MDLGVDLDLAAELGRRAAADQAIRAAVRRAGPGDPVRRARLLARMHAIDRDNTAWLRTVLRDAWPPRSRIGDRAAEELWLLALHADHDRPFQARCAELMAAAVAHGEANPRLYAYLCDRVLVAAGRLQRYGTQQVHTEHGDRPWPVADVDRLNERRAAVGLPPLPAEIVAAIPPACPVRR from the coding sequence ATGGACCTCGGCGTCGACCTCGACCTCGCCGCCGAGCTCGGCCGCCGGGCCGCGGCCGACCAGGCGATCCGCGCCGCGGTACGGCGGGCCGGCCCCGGCGACCCGGTACGGCGTGCCCGCCTGCTCGCCCGCATGCACGCGATCGACCGCGACAACACCGCCTGGCTCCGCACCGTGCTGCGCGACGCCTGGCCGCCCCGGTCCCGCATCGGCGACCGCGCCGCGGAGGAACTGTGGCTGCTCGCCCTGCACGCCGACCACGACCGCCCCTTCCAGGCCCGGTGCGCCGAGCTGATGGCCGCGGCCGTCGCCCACGGCGAGGCGAACCCCCGCCTGTACGCGTACCTGTGCGACCGGGTGCTCGTGGCGGCGGGCAGGCTCCAGCGGTACGGCACGCAGCAGGTGCACACCGAGCACGGCGACCGGCCCTGGCCGGTGGCGGACGTGGACCGGCTCAACGAGCGCCGCGCCGCGGTCGGCCTGCCGCCCCTGCCCGCCGAGATCGTCGCCGCGATCCCGCCCGCCTGCCCGGTCCGCCGCTGA
- a CDS encoding MvdC/MvdD family ATP grasp protein yields the protein MPEINLARPRVLVLTQPDDVHADRVIGELRARGTSVARFDLADYPMAATLTATLTGDRPWRAALRHGETVVDLAEVRGVYYRRPRAFGLPDALKGLEREFALAETRRGIGGLLRSLPARWVSHPEKLTTAQYKPLQLTVARRRGLRVPDTLVTNDPDAARAFLRERDRVVYKSLSGRPVAKGARVPQVVMTTEITDEHAAHLDRVRVTPCLFQEYVKKDHEIRAVVVGREVFAAAVDSQASAHTAVDWRFDAPGLDWSACELPEPVARACVEVVADLGLAFGAVDLIVTPAGDHVFLEVNGNGQWLWLEEEAGLPIGAAIANLLAGEGP from the coding sequence ATGCCCGAGATCAACCTCGCGAGGCCGCGGGTCCTCGTCCTCACCCAGCCGGACGACGTGCACGCCGACCGCGTCATCGGCGAGCTGCGCGCCCGCGGCACGAGCGTGGCCCGGTTCGACCTCGCCGACTACCCGATGGCCGCCACGCTCACCGCGACGCTCACCGGCGACCGGCCGTGGCGCGCGGCGCTCCGCCACGGCGAGACCGTCGTCGACCTCGCCGAGGTCCGCGGCGTCTACTACCGGCGCCCCCGCGCGTTCGGCCTGCCCGACGCGCTGAAGGGCCTGGAACGCGAGTTCGCCCTCGCCGAGACCCGCCGCGGCATCGGCGGGCTCCTGCGCAGCCTCCCCGCGCGGTGGGTCTCCCACCCGGAGAAGCTCACCACCGCCCAGTACAAGCCGCTGCAGCTCACCGTCGCCCGCCGCAGAGGGCTGCGCGTGCCCGACACGCTCGTGACGAACGACCCGGACGCGGCCCGCGCCTTCCTGCGGGAACGGGACCGGGTCGTCTACAAGAGCCTGAGCGGCCGCCCGGTCGCCAAGGGCGCCAGGGTGCCGCAGGTGGTCATGACCACGGAGATCACCGACGAGCACGCCGCCCACCTCGACCGGGTCCGCGTCACCCCGTGCCTGTTCCAGGAGTACGTGAAGAAAGACCACGAGATCCGCGCGGTCGTCGTGGGCCGGGAGGTGTTCGCCGCGGCCGTGGACAGCCAGGCGTCCGCGCACACCGCCGTCGACTGGCGGTTCGACGCGCCGGGCCTCGACTGGTCCGCGTGCGAGCTGCCCGAGCCGGTGGCGCGCGCCTGCGTCGAGGTCGTGGCCGACCTCGGCCTCGCGTTCGGCGCCGTCGACCTGATCGTCACCCCCGCCGGCGACCACGTCTTCCTCGAGGTCAACGGCAACGGCCAGTGGCTGTGGCTGGAGGAGGAGGCGGGGCTGCCGATCGGCGCGGCGATCGCGAACCTGCTCGCCGGGGAGGGGCCGTGA
- a CDS encoding GNAT family N-acetyltransferase, translating into MQQNLTDWDVADLARTAEGRPAPTRSRHLRLRAVDPADHPLLYQWENHPEVRGLLGYREPAPSLGIFEERMRLDPTRQLVATRPDGTPVVWLSLYNRNAADGYAWLSVVADPGTRSTGLGIEAAALFLTQLFLTTAMRKIYADSYDNALRQYRSGIDRYFRVEARLREHIFLDGRYRDRFTIAVYRDEWLKKAGRIARALRFEPWTEG; encoded by the coding sequence GTGCAGCAGAACCTGACCGACTGGGACGTCGCCGACCTGGCGCGGACCGCCGAGGGCAGACCGGCCCCGACCCGCTCGCGCCACCTGCGCCTGCGGGCCGTCGACCCGGCCGACCACCCGCTGCTCTACCAGTGGGAGAACCACCCCGAGGTACGCGGGCTGCTCGGCTACCGGGAGCCGGCGCCGAGCCTCGGCATCTTCGAGGAGCGCATGCGCCTCGACCCCACCCGCCAGCTCGTCGCCACCCGCCCCGACGGCACGCCGGTGGTCTGGCTGTCCCTGTACAACCGGAACGCCGCCGACGGGTACGCGTGGCTGAGCGTGGTCGCCGACCCCGGCACCCGGTCGACCGGGCTCGGCATCGAGGCGGCCGCGCTGTTCCTCACCCAGCTCTTCCTCACCACCGCCATGCGCAAGATCTACGCCGACTCCTACGACAACGCCCTGCGCCAGTACCGGTCGGGGATCGACCGGTACTTCCGGGTCGAGGCGCGGCTGCGCGAGCACATCTTCCTCGACGGCCGCTACCGCGACCGGTTCACCATCGCCGTCTACCGGGACGAGTGGCTGAAGAAGGCCGGCCGGATCGCCCGCGCCCTGCGGTTCGAGCCGTGGACGGAGGGGTAG
- a CDS encoding ABC transporter ATP-binding protein, whose protein sequence is MARSGRGDRVAGVFTAVFAWLTGSPLARRTGELLHGQAARLIGVVLLSVTGSLGVLVTPFVVRALVDGVVAGTGTAALWPPLLVVLAVAVAQAGVLALRMVTTAALGETVASRMRTTLYRHALRVPFGFYPSSEPGAFLTLLANDVSNVQVAMAMDIPALLAGAANLLVVVAAVLVLDWRLTLVALVSVPLAVLLVRIARGHATRTAATQLAGLQELIGVVSDTTGVSGALQIRLFRRQGHEEERFLRLTDRVRRLGIRRTRIEALVRFAVTVMGALVAVATVGVGMWLVSTGATSIGTVAGFAAALASLYLPLSSMAESRTRLAAAGASLTRIYAFLDVPVSRPALQVRERPPAETAVPAEDHAAGGEVPDLELRDVWFSYDRARPDRAGPTGPAGRDAAPYRPERWALRGVNLRVGAGEKVAVVGPSGSGKTTLGYLATAIYPPASGRVLIRGTDAADLDDDRLRALVGCVPQDPFLFNDTIAANLRYGRLDATEEEMWAALEAANLHDTVHALPDRLATRVGARGHRLSGGERQRMAIARAILQDPRILVLDEATSQMDAENERLVNAALQRLSADRTCLVIAHRLSTVVDADHIVVLADGAIVERGRHRDLVNGGPVYSRLYAQQAGPDRTDE, encoded by the coding sequence ATGGCGCGAAGCGGCAGGGGCGACCGGGTGGCGGGCGTGTTCACCGCCGTGTTCGCATGGCTCACCGGCAGCCCGCTCGCCCGCCGTACCGGTGAGCTGCTGCACGGGCAGGCGGCCCGGCTGATCGGCGTCGTCCTGCTGTCGGTGACCGGCTCGCTCGGGGTGCTGGTCACCCCGTTCGTGGTCCGGGCCCTCGTCGACGGCGTCGTCGCGGGGACCGGGACGGCGGCGCTGTGGCCCCCGCTGCTGGTCGTCCTCGCCGTCGCGGTCGCCCAGGCCGGCGTGCTCGCCCTGCGCATGGTGACCACGGCGGCCCTCGGGGAGACGGTCGCCAGCCGGATGCGCACCACCCTGTACCGGCACGCGCTGCGGGTGCCGTTCGGCTTCTACCCGTCCAGCGAGCCGGGGGCGTTCCTCACCCTGCTCGCCAACGACGTCTCCAACGTCCAGGTGGCGATGGCGATGGACATCCCCGCGCTGCTCGCCGGCGCGGCGAACCTGCTCGTCGTGGTCGCGGCCGTGCTCGTGCTCGACTGGCGGCTCACCCTCGTCGCCCTGGTCTCGGTGCCGCTCGCCGTGCTCCTGGTGCGGATCGCCCGCGGCCACGCCACGCGGACCGCGGCCACCCAGCTCGCGGGCCTGCAGGAGCTGATCGGCGTGGTGTCGGACACCACCGGGGTGTCCGGCGCGCTGCAGATCCGCCTGTTCCGGCGCCAGGGCCACGAGGAGGAACGCTTCCTGCGGCTCACCGACCGGGTGCGGCGGCTCGGGATCCGGCGGACCCGGATCGAGGCGCTGGTCAGGTTCGCGGTGACCGTCATGGGCGCGCTCGTCGCGGTCGCCACGGTCGGGGTGGGCATGTGGCTGGTGAGCACCGGCGCGACGAGCATCGGCACGGTCGCCGGGTTCGCCGCCGCACTGGCGAGCCTGTACCTGCCGCTGTCGTCGATGGCCGAGTCCCGGACCCGGCTCGCCGCCGCCGGCGCCTCGCTCACCCGCATCTACGCCTTCCTCGACGTCCCGGTGAGCCGCCCCGCGCTCCAGGTGCGGGAGCGGCCGCCCGCCGAGACGGCCGTCCCGGCCGAGGACCACGCCGCCGGCGGCGAGGTCCCCGACCTGGAGCTGCGGGACGTGTGGTTCAGCTACGACCGCGCCCGGCCGGACCGCGCCGGCCCCACCGGCCCCGCGGGCCGCGACGCCGCGCCGTACCGGCCGGAGCGGTGGGCGCTGCGCGGCGTGAACCTGCGGGTCGGGGCCGGGGAGAAGGTCGCGGTGGTCGGCCCGAGCGGCTCCGGCAAGACTACCCTCGGCTACCTGGCGACCGCGATCTACCCGCCGGCCTCCGGCAGGGTCCTGATCCGGGGGACCGATGCCGCCGACCTCGACGACGACCGCCTGCGCGCCCTGGTCGGCTGCGTGCCGCAGGACCCGTTCCTGTTCAACGACACCATCGCCGCCAACCTCCGGTACGGCAGGCTCGACGCCACCGAGGAGGAGATGTGGGCCGCGCTGGAGGCGGCGAACCTGCACGACACGGTGCACGCCCTCCCCGACCGCCTCGCCACCCGGGTGGGCGCGAGGGGTCACCGGCTCTCCGGCGGCGAGCGGCAGCGCATGGCGATCGCCCGGGCGATCCTGCAGGATCCGCGCATCCTCGTGCTCGACGAGGCCACCTCGCAGATGGACGCGGAGAACGAGCGGCTGGTGAACGCCGCCCTCCAGCGGCTCAGCGCCGACCGCACCTGCCTGGTGATCGCGCACCGGCTCTCCACCGTCGTGGACGCCGACCACATCGTCGTCCTCGCCGACGGGGCGATCGTGGAGCGGGGGCGGCACCGCGACCTGGTGAACGGCGGCCCGGTCTACTCGCGGCTCTACGCCCAGCAGGCCGGGCCCGACCGGACCGACGAGTGA
- a CDS encoding AfsR/SARP family transcriptional regulator translates to MGPLEVRRADGGRVELRRLKLRQLLAYMLLNRGRAVSTERLSSALWGERPPASAHGNLKTYVSMLRNELRATGASIRTVPSGYRLDAPQDSLDVVRFEEHRAAGAAALARGDHAAAARHLRAAAELWRGPALEDLVGESEALRNAATLLDDRLIETLHRLAAVYRRLGEYGEAVAWLRVALAIYPLHERLWADLMIALYEDGRRGDALAAYLQCRDVLTEQLGVEPGPRLAELHQRILAARPPTFADARGAAR, encoded by the coding sequence TTGGGTCCACTGGAGGTGCGCAGGGCGGACGGCGGTCGCGTCGAGCTGCGGCGGCTGAAGCTGCGGCAACTTCTCGCCTATATGCTGCTGAATCGCGGCCGGGCGGTCTCGACCGAACGACTTTCCAGCGCGCTGTGGGGAGAGCGGCCGCCGGCCTCCGCCCACGGAAATCTGAAAACGTATGTGTCGATGCTCCGGAACGAGCTGCGCGCCACCGGGGCGTCCATCCGCACGGTCCCGAGCGGCTACCGCCTGGACGCGCCGCAGGACAGCCTGGACGTCGTGCGCTTCGAGGAGCACCGCGCCGCGGGCGCGGCGGCGCTCGCCCGGGGCGACCACGCGGCCGCGGCCCGGCACCTGCGCGCGGCGGCCGAGCTGTGGCGCGGGCCCGCCCTGGAGGACCTCGTCGGCGAGTCCGAGGCGCTCCGGAACGCCGCGACCCTGCTCGACGACCGGCTGATCGAGACGCTGCACCGGCTCGCCGCCGTCTACCGGAGGCTGGGCGAGTACGGCGAGGCGGTCGCCTGGCTGCGGGTCGCGCTGGCCATCTACCCGCTGCACGAGCGGCTGTGGGCGGACCTCATGATCGCGCTCTACGAGGACGGCCGCCGCGGGGACGCGCTCGCCGCCTACCTCCAGTGCCGGGACGTGCTGACCGAGCAGCTCGGCGTGGAGCCGGGGCCCCGCCTCGCCGAGCTCCACCAGCGGATCCTCGCCGCCCGGCCGCCGACCTTCGCCGACGCCCGCGGCGCCGCCCGCTGA